A single window of Actinoallomurus bryophytorum DNA harbors:
- a CDS encoding DUF5984 family protein: MIRFRFALTPMDRVQPWGWEEDPHLHWFGLTDGWYWIELGDQELLRYSPETLEWFGRDDLGLRHPYADYQVVRLWEDLIDLTPMVMQPVPNDLEPFISADVPERPDLDDDEDAWSAMVWCSEHYLDPGYLRAAPEVCAWRSLAGDDTVTVAWQHPRDDEIVFTAPQAGQVTVPTEAYLTAVRRLDTELMAAMHDRITELELVGPPQGVRIDMDQLRAEHHGRTTWLSEHLRFQPTTDWAAVRSGVQRILGD, from the coding sequence GTGATCCGCTTTCGCTTCGCCTTAACGCCGATGGACCGCGTGCAGCCATGGGGCTGGGAGGAGGATCCTCACCTGCACTGGTTCGGGTTGACCGACGGGTGGTACTGGATCGAGCTAGGGGATCAGGAACTGCTGCGGTATTCACCGGAGACGCTCGAGTGGTTCGGCCGTGACGATCTCGGGCTGCGGCATCCCTATGCCGACTACCAAGTCGTCCGCTTGTGGGAAGACCTCATCGACCTGACCCCGATGGTCATGCAACCCGTCCCGAACGACCTGGAGCCGTTCATCAGCGCCGACGTCCCCGAGCGGCCGGACCTGGACGACGACGAGGATGCATGGAGTGCCATGGTCTGGTGCAGCGAGCACTATCTGGATCCGGGCTACCTCCGGGCGGCCCCCGAGGTTTGCGCCTGGCGCAGCCTGGCCGGCGACGACACGGTCACCGTGGCCTGGCAACACCCCCGCGATGACGAGATCGTGTTCACTGCGCCTCAGGCAGGCCAGGTGACCGTGCCCACCGAGGCGTACCTCACCGCGGTGCGCCGGCTCGACACCGAACTCATGGCCGCCATGCACGACAGGATCACCGAGCTGGAGCTGGTCGGGCCACCACAGGGTGTACGGATCGACATGGACCAATTGCGTGCCGAGCACCACGGCCGAACGACATGGCTGTCCGAACACCTGCGCTTCCAACCGACCACTGACTGGGCCGCTGTTCGGAGCGGCGTCCAGCGGATCCTCGGAGACTGA
- a CDS encoding DUF1963 domain-containing protein yields the protein MSFARPCVALRPTGDGPAIGAAGGHPMLPADVPDPGFAFAFSVDCAAVPPQATDIPLPGDGHLLFFANTFEPEFGKCGEVLYVPAGTPVEERALEDANPHHDLYLSLDLSLPEHGDVKVELAGGEELKQVWRDTGGPIVIEEIPSEVVVQLGGYASGWNYDPVEEAARSAGDIDGNWILLAEWSADYLENLDLGVVHWMIPREDLVALRFDRVQTSVDMVG from the coding sequence GTGAGTTTCGCTCGTCCGTGCGTGGCGCTCCGCCCCACCGGTGACGGGCCGGCCATAGGAGCGGCGGGTGGTCATCCGATGCTGCCGGCCGACGTGCCGGACCCCGGCTTCGCGTTCGCGTTCTCGGTCGACTGCGCGGCGGTGCCCCCGCAGGCGACGGACATCCCTTTGCCAGGCGACGGTCACCTGCTCTTCTTCGCGAACACCTTCGAGCCGGAGTTCGGCAAGTGCGGCGAGGTGTTGTACGTCCCGGCCGGGACACCGGTAGAAGAGCGAGCGCTGGAGGACGCGAACCCGCACCACGACCTGTACCTATCGCTCGACCTGTCCCTGCCCGAGCACGGCGACGTCAAAGTGGAGCTCGCCGGCGGCGAGGAGCTGAAGCAGGTGTGGCGGGACACCGGCGGCCCGATCGTGATCGAGGAGATCCCGAGCGAGGTGGTGGTCCAGCTGGGCGGATATGCCTCGGGGTGGAACTACGACCCCGTCGAGGAGGCCGCCCGGAGCGCGGGCGACATCGACGGAAACTGGATCCTGCTCGCCGAATGGAGCGCCGACTACCTGGAGAACCTGGACCTGGGCGTCGTCCACTGGATGATCCCGCGGGAGGATTTGGTCGCCCTGCGCTTCGACCGGGTCCAGACCTCCGTCGACATGGTCGGCTGA
- a CDS encoding helix-turn-helix transcriptional regulator, producing METWEFGQAVRRWRDRVTPETVGVPVGGRRRATGLRREELAALAGISMDYLTRLEQGRATSPSAQVMESLSRALRLSDVEREHLFRLAGQAPPGPDAVSARVTPSVQRLLDRLANTPVAVYDAAWNLIVANAPYDALMGETTSWRGIERNGVWRNLAGPGNRTVHTPQEQAEFEAGLVADLRLTAAKYPADRRLKDLVRELGAQSPRFVELWESAETRPPQDRSRHKTIDHPGVGHITLDCDILIVAGDDLRIMVYTAEPGSDDAERLALAIVLGTQTLIE from the coding sequence GTGGAAACCTGGGAGTTCGGGCAGGCGGTGCGTCGCTGGCGGGACCGCGTCACTCCTGAGACCGTCGGAGTGCCGGTGGGCGGTCGCCGCCGCGCGACCGGGTTGCGCCGCGAGGAACTCGCCGCGCTCGCCGGTATCTCGATGGACTACCTGACCCGGCTCGAGCAGGGGCGGGCCACCTCGCCGTCAGCGCAGGTCATGGAGTCCCTTTCCCGCGCGCTACGCCTGTCCGACGTCGAGCGAGAACACCTCTTCCGGCTCGCCGGCCAGGCCCCACCCGGACCCGATGCGGTCTCCGCGCGTGTCACGCCGAGCGTGCAGCGCCTGCTCGACCGGCTGGCGAACACCCCGGTCGCCGTCTACGACGCGGCCTGGAACCTGATCGTGGCCAACGCGCCCTATGACGCCCTGATGGGCGAGACCACCTCGTGGCGTGGCATCGAGCGCAACGGCGTCTGGCGCAACCTCGCCGGCCCCGGCAACCGCACCGTCCACACCCCGCAGGAACAGGCGGAGTTCGAGGCCGGCCTCGTCGCCGACCTTCGCCTCACCGCCGCCAAGTATCCCGCCGACCGCAGGCTGAAGGACCTCGTCCGCGAGCTCGGCGCACAGAGCCCGCGCTTCGTCGAACTGTGGGAATCCGCCGAGACGCGCCCACCCCAGGACCGGTCACGGCACAAGACCATCGACCACCCGGGCGTAGGGCACATCACGCTCGACTGCGACATCCTCATCGTCGCCGGCGACGACCTGCGCATCATGGTCTACACCGCCGAACCCGGCAGCGACGACGCCGAACGCCTCGCACTCGCCATCGTCCTCGGCACCCAGACGCTCATCGAATAG
- a CDS encoding SAM-dependent methyltransferase yields the protein MTVPNLARMNDYYFGGKDNFAADREAAEQILKIAPEVRLLARENRAYTARVVEFLAGEGIEQYISIGNGLPAECNTHGALRAVAPHAKLVYVEHDPVVLVHAQALIAGAPGTVVIKGHVLRPKKIITHPEVRALLDVDRPIAVLIFGTLHFFGAEVFDAVSVFRDALAPGSYLALSHAVFDSRPEAAGPMVEIYQKIFNRTNDPSRNREDLLPFFDGLRLAEPGLVDIREWRTGATVSSAAAEFVYVAGGVGLKPPAPE from the coding sequence GTGACGGTGCCCAATCTCGCCCGGATGAACGACTACTACTTCGGGGGCAAAGACAACTTCGCGGCCGATCGCGAAGCGGCGGAACAGATCCTCAAGATCGCGCCGGAGGTCAGGCTCCTGGCGCGGGAGAACAGGGCGTACACCGCCCGCGTCGTGGAGTTCCTCGCCGGTGAGGGTATCGAGCAGTACATCTCGATCGGGAATGGCCTGCCCGCCGAATGCAACACCCACGGCGCCCTGCGCGCGGTCGCCCCGCACGCCAAGCTCGTCTACGTCGAGCATGATCCCGTCGTCCTCGTACACGCCCAAGCTCTCATCGCCGGCGCGCCCGGCACCGTCGTGATCAAGGGCCATGTCCTCCGGCCGAAGAAGATCATTACCCACCCGGAGGTGCGGGCGCTACTCGACGTCGACCGCCCGATCGCTGTCCTCATCTTCGGCACACTGCATTTTTTCGGCGCCGAGGTTTTCGACGCTGTATCCGTCTTCCGCGATGCGCTCGCACCCGGGAGCTACCTCGCCCTGTCCCACGCGGTGTTCGACTCCAGACCCGAGGCCGCGGGACCGATGGTGGAGATCTACCAGAAGATCTTCAACCGGACGAACGATCCATCACGCAACCGCGAGGATCTACTCCCCTTCTTCGACGGTCTACGACTCGCCGAACCCGGACTGGTGGACATTCGCGAGTGGCGCACCGGCGCCACGGTCAGCAGCGCCGCCGCCGAATTCGTGTACGTGGCCGGCGGCGTCGGCCTCAAACCACCAGCACCCGAATAA
- a CDS encoding SDR family NAD(P)-dependent oxidoreductase → MTTTLITGANKGLGKETARRLVAAGHSVYVGARDEARGRAAAEDIGARFVRLDVTDDASVAAAFKQIEADGGLDVLVNNAGIEGRLSDNGILAPADTTAEEIRTIFETNVFGLVRVTHAFLPLLQRSASPVIVNLSSGLASLTGLSDPDSYTHFYPGVSYPASKATVNAITIQFAKAFPGIRINAVDPGYTNTDLNGRTGTQTVEEGAEIIVRMAQIDADGPTGTFVSAHGRVAW, encoded by the coding sequence ATGACAACGACACTGATCACCGGGGCCAACAAGGGTCTCGGCAAGGAAACCGCCCGCCGGCTCGTCGCCGCCGGACACAGTGTGTACGTCGGCGCCCGTGACGAGGCCCGCGGCCGTGCCGCCGCCGAGGATATCGGCGCGCGCTTCGTCCGGCTGGACGTCACCGACGACGCCTCGGTCGCCGCCGCGTTCAAGCAGATCGAGGCCGACGGAGGGCTCGACGTGCTCGTCAACAACGCCGGCATCGAAGGACGCCTGTCCGACAACGGCATCCTGGCTCCTGCGGACACCACGGCCGAGGAGATCCGCACGATCTTCGAGACCAATGTCTTCGGCCTGGTGCGCGTGACGCACGCGTTCCTGCCGCTGCTGCAACGCTCGGCCTCGCCGGTGATCGTTAACCTGAGCAGTGGCCTGGCCTCGTTGACCGGCCTGAGCGACCCGGACAGCTACACGCACTTCTATCCGGGCGTGAGCTACCCGGCCTCGAAGGCGACGGTCAACGCGATCACGATCCAGTTCGCCAAGGCCTTCCCCGGCATCCGTATCAACGCGGTCGACCCCGGCTACACCAACACCGACCTCAACGGCCGCACCGGCACCCAGACCGTCGAAGAAGGCGCCGAGATCATCGTCCGCATGGCACAGATCGACGCCGACGGACCGACGGGGACGTTCGTCTCCGCCCACGGCCGGGTCGCGTGGTAG